One genomic region from Bacilli bacterium encodes:
- a CDS encoding recombinase family protein, with translation MAKIRVITKQLELPKLVKVAAYTRVSSDKDAMLHSLSNQVSYFSSYIQSNKNWIYCGVYSDEAQTGTKSKRSAFQRMIQDAKNGKIDIIITKSISRFARNTETLLKTIRELKEINVDVYFQEQNIHTLSNDGELLMSILASYAQEESRVSSENSLWRVKKNFNEGKIYGGKNCLGYKIVDGQFEVVPDEAELVKLIFNLCEQGYGDDKIAKTLNDMGVKSYFGNLWYRSSVRGVLTNYNYTGDLILQKTYRENHLTKTTKINYGEMDMFHVVNNHEPIISKEQFQNVKRIRAERLPRNHRVAFTLHSFTGFLKCGVCGRSYKHKKNKYLEYWVCSTYEQLGKSYCDSKQIRDDVLKKATCQVLNLEEFDTQKLDQFIAQIEILNGNKLTFNMHNGEKREVNWDVPKRSDSWTDEMKEKARLNALKRKTVAGGSE, from the coding sequence ATGGCAAAAATAAGAGTAATAACAAAGCAACTCGAACTTCCAAAGTTGGTAAAGGTTGCTGCTTATACAAGAGTATCATCTGACAAGGATGCTATGCTGCACAGTTTGTCGAATCAAGTAAGTTATTTCAGCAGCTATATTCAATCTAACAAGAATTGGATTTACTGTGGCGTTTACTCTGATGAGGCTCAAACTGGAACTAAGAGCAAACGTAGTGCTTTTCAAAGAATGATACAAGATGCAAAAAATGGAAAGATTGACATCATCATTACAAAGTCGATTTCTAGATTTGCACGTAACACTGAAACATTACTCAAGACAATTAGAGAGCTTAAAGAAATCAATGTTGATGTTTACTTTCAAGAACAAAACATCCATACCTTAAGCAATGATGGGGAACTGTTGATGTCCATACTAGCAAGTTATGCCCAAGAAGAATCAAGAGTATCTTCAGAAAATTCGTTGTGGAGAGTAAAGAAGAATTTTAATGAGGGCAAAATCTATGGTGGTAAGAATTGTCTTGGATACAAAATCGTTGATGGACAATTTGAAGTAGTACCAGATGAAGCTGAGTTAGTAAAACTTATATTCAATCTATGTGAACAAGGTTATGGCGATGATAAAATTGCAAAAACGCTAAATGATATGGGAGTTAAATCTTACTTTGGCAACCTATGGTATAGATCATCTGTAAGAGGTGTATTAACGAACTACAATTATACTGGCGATTTGATTCTTCAAAAAACATATCGTGAAAATCATCTGACTAAAACAACCAAAATCAACTATGGTGAAATGGATATGTTTCATGTGGTAAATAATCATGAGCCAATAATCAGTAAAGAGCAATTTCAAAATGTAAAAAGAATTAGAGCAGAACGTTTACCAAGAAATCATAGAGTAGCATTTACACTTCATTCATTCACTGGGTTCCTTAAATGTGGAGTTTGCGGAAGAAGTTATAAACACAAGAAAAACAAGTATTTAGAATATTGGGTATGCTCAACGTATGAGCAATTAGGAAAATCGTACTGTGATTCAAAACAAATTAGAGATGATGTATTAAAAAAGGCAACATGTCAAGTTCTAAACCTAGAAGAGTTTGATACTCAAAAACTAGACCAATTCATAGCACAGATTGAAATCTTAAACGGAAATAAACTTACCTTCAATATGCACAATGGTGAAAAAAGAGAGGTTAATTGGGACGTTCCAAAAAGAAGTGATAGTTGGACTGATGAGATGAAAGAAAAAGCACGACTAAATGCATTGAAACGAAAAACCGTTGCAGGAGGTAGTGAATAA
- a CDS encoding RNA polymerase subunit sigma-70 produces MTNHDKEQIRKLRLEGSGYGKIAQILNLPKSTVSSFCKTMTNQSLLCLHCNKKLKQTKGHRQKKYCSDKCRMSYWKSNKAEINRKPKYLVECFHCHKSFTTYQSLKRKYCSRDCFLKNRMENRSNG; encoded by the coding sequence ATGACAAATCATGATAAAGAGCAAATTAGAAAATTGAGATTAGAAGGTAGTGGTTATGGAAAAATTGCTCAAATTCTAAATCTACCTAAAAGTACAGTCAGCTCATTTTGTAAGACAATGACTAACCAATCATTACTTTGCTTACACTGTAATAAAAAACTAAAACAAACAAAAGGTCATAGACAAAAGAAATATTGTTCTGATAAATGTAGAATGAGTTATTGGAAATCTAATAAAGCTGAAATTAATCGCAAACCAAAATATCTTGTTGAGTGTTTTCATTGTCACAAGAGTTTTACAACTTACCAAAGTTTGAAAAGAAAATATTGTTCACGAGATTGCTTCTTAAAAAATAGAATGGAGAATAGAAGCAATGGATAA
- a CDS encoding phage holin family protein, translating into MKVKYLILTIVGSLGSLASYLFGGFDKLLIALIIFMVIDFLSGLILAIVFKKSSKTKNGRVSSEAGIKGLAKKIFILFLVALAEQLDIVLGTNLVRDGAVIAFISMEGVSILENSTLAGLPVPRMIKNALEVLSKGEDKKDE; encoded by the coding sequence GTGAAAGTTAAATACTTAATACTAACAATTGTAGGATCCTTAGGTTCCTTAGCCTCATACCTATTTGGAGGATTTGATAAATTGTTAATCGCACTCATAATCTTCATGGTTATTGATTTTCTATCTGGCTTAATCTTAGCAATCGTATTTAAGAAGAGTAGTAAAACAAAAAATGGCAGAGTGAGTAGTGAAGCTGGTATTAAAGGACTAGCTAAGAAAATATTCATTCTGTTTTTAGTTGCTTTAGCTGAACAACTAGATATTGTATTAGGTACGAATCTTGTAAGAGATGGAGCTGTGATCGCCTTCATATCGATGGAAGGTGTAAGTATCTTAGAGAATTCAACGCTTGCAGGATTGCCTGTTCCTAGAATGATTAAAAATGCACTTGAAGTGCTAAGTAAAGGTGAGGATAAGAAAGATGAATAA
- a CDS encoding HK97 gp10 family phage protein, protein MATLNDFVDEINHEISEYAESVKKELEQKLDETATLILEYVISNTPRSGRKDAMADEFIKTDIGEGHTKTIVIHAKEKGRLVHLIEFGFQHKSGKYVAARPFMRPAFDYFTPKMMDDIRRIIRGN, encoded by the coding sequence ATGGCTACGTTGAATGACTTTGTCGATGAAATAAATCATGAAATATCAGAATATGCAGAATCAGTTAAAAAGGAACTTGAACAGAAACTTGATGAAACAGCAACCTTGATACTAGAGTATGTCATTTCTAACACACCAAGAAGTGGTAGAAAAGATGCGATGGCCGATGAGTTTATAAAGACTGACATTGGTGAAGGTCACACGAAAACAATCGTTATCCATGCAAAAGAAAAGGGTAGATTGGTTCATTTGATTGAATTTGGTTTTCAACATAAGAGTGGAAAGTATGTCGCTGCAAGACCATTCATGAGACCTGCATTTGACTACTTTACACCAAAAATGATGGATGATATCAGGAGGATTATACGTGGAAACTAA
- a CDS encoding phage major capsid protein, whose amino-acid sequence MNLEKRSNEIKARITEIKGLIGAEVTLEVLEQLEAEVDELNKEKDTIERKLAIQNKTKINPVVTERSNHVDKDQLETRGKNLRESRVVQVSSEEILLPEHIADGIAPHPFAQVSALVDKVKVVNLNGGETYKKSFVKGSGIAGLTGEGEPYSETEPEYGYLTITKVKVTAYTEITEELEKLPNLPYQAEVLKNINLSLKKKISEQILRGPGTSNTFTGIFSDKAIALSDTADLEITSITDSTLDDIIFAYGGDEEVEGGAYLILNKNDLRAFAGLRTAEGRKVHTIDYINNTIDGIPYIINSHCKAISDTNTAAGEYGLAYGSLLNYEVPVFSPVEISKSNDYKFKDGIICYKASVFTGGNVVGYKGFLRVKKKA is encoded by the coding sequence ATGAATTTAGAAAAAAGAAGTAATGAAATTAAAGCACGCATCACTGAAATCAAAGGTTTGATTGGTGCGGAAGTAACACTCGAAGTGTTAGAACAATTAGAAGCTGAAGTTGATGAACTCAATAAAGAGAAAGATACAATCGAAAGAAAGCTCGCTATTCAAAATAAAACAAAAATCAACCCTGTTGTTACTGAAAGATCTAATCATGTGGACAAAGATCAATTAGAAACACGTGGTAAGAACTTAAGAGAAAGTAGAGTCGTTCAAGTTTCAAGTGAAGAGATTCTATTACCTGAACACATTGCCGATGGTATTGCACCGCATCCATTTGCACAAGTATCTGCATTAGTGGATAAGGTAAAAGTTGTGAACTTAAATGGTGGGGAAACCTACAAGAAGTCATTTGTTAAAGGTAGTGGTATTGCTGGTTTAACTGGAGAGGGTGAGCCTTATTCAGAAACAGAACCTGAGTATGGTTATTTAACAATCACTAAGGTGAAAGTTACTGCTTATACAGAAATCACTGAAGAGTTAGAAAAACTTCCTAACTTACCTTATCAAGCTGAAGTCTTAAAGAACATTAATCTATCACTTAAAAAGAAGATTAGTGAACAAATCCTAAGAGGACCAGGTACATCCAATACATTCACAGGCATCTTTAGTGATAAGGCAATCGCTCTATCTGATACTGCTGATTTAGAAATCACCTCAATTACCGACTCAACTTTAGATGATATCATCTTTGCTTATGGTGGTGATGAAGAAGTCGAAGGTGGAGCATACTTAATCCTTAACAAGAATGATTTAAGAGCATTTGCTGGATTACGTACTGCAGAAGGTAGAAAAGTCCACACGATTGACTACATCAACAACACAATTGATGGTATTCCATATATCATTAATTCTCATTGTAAGGCTATTTCAGATACAAACACTGCAGCTGGAGAATATGGTCTTGCATATGGATCCTTACTTAACTATGAAGTGCCTGTTTTCTCACCTGTTGAGATTAGCAAGTCTAATGATTACAAGTTTAAAGATGGCATCATTTGCTACAAAGCGTCCGTATTTACAGGCGGTAACGTTGTAGGCTATAAAGGCTTCTTAAGAGTTAAAAAGAAAGCCTAA